The Stratiformator vulcanicus genome has a segment encoding these proteins:
- a CDS encoding recombinase family protein, giving the protein MYHPNLPLVARDGQTLRVVGVCRISTEHQDAKSLQDQEALYRSWVDENYDGAVEFQVICSRGSGELLETREQLQLMELVESATCDLVIVEDLGRICRRFFAHSICENAQDTDTRVIALNDNVDTANEGWEINSLFSSLRHESYNKDTSKRIKRSHLSRFQKGGIVQCLPYGYRKPHPGANDEECWVVPEARPVWDEVFRRLEEGHSNAEIADWLNDEKVPVGPHVKKKKWDGTLLGQNIHNPILKGVRERNRRETKRENRTGRRISVKAPPEALLQRDCPNLVIIDPDRYDLVIRAVDARNAHYARGRKAAADSRKGVPRKRTVRPGQSLSCGICGRVLYYGGHGQNDRFMCSGARDHHCWNGVTCSGFDTSRKVLAAVIGHLRSQATFIDELRNSIELELQKAFAADNDRLTAINKQRTEVAKEIDNITLAVAKSGGSNALLGRLSQLENEERRIQLELDNLHRRRQPLPPLPSEEELNQMIGRLADEVDRTSPEFHRIMSALLPDATVMPVRQCLGNGLGLRLTGLLHLVEIVPGLATKLDLSAESYTVPIELDLFDPPQPVVIREDVIRLTEENQKERDIAKRLHVTQPAVKNA; this is encoded by the coding sequence ATGTACCATCCTAATTTGCCTCTGGTTGCCCGAGACGGGCAGACTCTTCGCGTTGTCGGCGTTTGCCGGATCAGCACCGAACATCAGGACGCAAAGAGCCTGCAAGACCAAGAGGCCCTCTATCGCAGCTGGGTTGACGAGAACTACGACGGCGCCGTCGAGTTCCAAGTGATTTGCAGTCGAGGTAGCGGCGAGCTTCTCGAAACACGTGAGCAGCTTCAGTTGATGGAACTGGTCGAGTCTGCCACCTGCGACCTTGTCATCGTGGAAGACCTCGGCCGTATCTGCCGGCGATTCTTTGCACATTCAATCTGTGAAAATGCACAAGATACCGACACTCGCGTGATCGCACTGAATGACAATGTCGACACGGCGAACGAAGGCTGGGAAATCAATTCATTGTTCTCATCCCTTCGGCATGAGTCCTACAATAAGGATACGAGTAAACGGATTAAGCGTTCCCATTTGAGCCGATTCCAAAAGGGGGGAATCGTCCAATGCTTACCCTATGGCTATCGCAAGCCTCATCCTGGAGCCAACGATGAAGAGTGCTGGGTAGTTCCAGAGGCTCGCCCTGTCTGGGACGAAGTGTTTCGCCGGCTGGAGGAGGGACACTCGAATGCCGAGATCGCCGATTGGTTGAACGATGAAAAGGTGCCGGTGGGGCCGCACGTCAAGAAAAAGAAATGGGATGGAACACTTCTCGGCCAGAATATCCATAACCCGATCCTCAAAGGGGTCCGCGAACGCAACCGTCGCGAAACCAAGCGTGAGAATCGAACGGGTCGTCGTATATCAGTGAAGGCCCCTCCCGAAGCGCTTCTTCAGCGGGACTGCCCGAATCTGGTGATCATAGATCCCGATCGGTACGACCTCGTGATACGAGCAGTGGATGCACGGAACGCACATTACGCTCGTGGCAGAAAGGCTGCCGCTGATAGCCGTAAGGGCGTGCCCCGAAAGCGGACGGTCAGGCCTGGTCAAAGCCTGTCGTGCGGCATTTGCGGGCGGGTTCTTTACTATGGCGGCCACGGGCAGAACGATCGCTTCATGTGTTCAGGAGCTCGCGATCATCATTGCTGGAATGGAGTGACCTGTTCCGGGTTCGATACTTCGCGAAAGGTTCTCGCGGCCGTCATCGGACATCTACGCTCCCAAGCGACGTTCATTGACGAGCTCCGCAACTCCATTGAACTGGAGCTACAAAAGGCCTTTGCAGCCGATAACGATCGCCTGACCGCGATCAACAAGCAGCGCACGGAGGTTGCGAAAGAAATTGACAATATAACTTTAGCCGTTGCTAAAAGCGGGGGCTCGAACGCGTTGCTTGGACGTCTCTCGCAATTGGAGAACGAAGAGCGGCGAATTCAGCTTGAACTTGATAACCTCCATCGGAGACGACAGCCATTACCACCATTGCCCTCAGAGGAAGAATTGAACCAGATGATCGGCCGCCTTGCCGACGAGGTCGACCGAACATCTCCCGAGTTTCATCGGATCATGTCTGCTTTGCTGCCTGATGCGACGGTCATGCCGGTCCGCCAATGCCTCGGCAACGGCCTCGGCCTTCGATTAACGGGCTTGCTGCATCTTGTGGAGATCGTACCTGGTTTGGCAACGAAGCTTGATCTCTCCGCGGAATCCTACACAGTGCCGATTGAGCTGGACCTTTTCGATCCGCCACAACCAGTCGTAATCCGCGAGGATGTCATCCGATTGACGGAAGAAAATCAGAAAGAACGTGATATCGCCAAGCGCCTGCACGTGACTCAGCCCGCCGTCAAGAACGCTTAG
- a CDS encoding molybdopterin converting factor, protein MKIMLINNDGGGFADWVEVADGTTTSQLFAKHIPHGSPRDYLIRVNRLPASAEQELTEGDRVSITPTKIEGAVHAA, encoded by the coding sequence ATGAAGATCATGCTGATTAACAACGACGGTGGCGGATTCGCGGACTGGGTCGAAGTGGCTGATGGCACCACGACCTCGCAGCTGTTCGCCAAGCACATTCCCCACGGGTCGCCGCGGGACTACCTCATCCGTGTCAATCGCCTTCCCGCTTCGGCGGAGCAGGAACTGACCGAGGGCGATCGCGTCTCGATTACGCCGACCAAGATTGAAGGAGCTGTTCACGCGGCGTGA